In a single window of the Flavobacterium sp. W4I14 genome:
- a CDS encoding acetoin utilization protein AcuB (product_source=KO:K04767; cath_funfam=3.10.580.10; cog=COG0517; ko=KO:K04767; pfam=PF00571; smart=SM00116; superfamily=54631) has translation MFAAEIISDAIPSLRAGDTVQKALDRMNDFKLKHLPVVNEVTLLGLVSEDDLLNIDNHDTLLSNSAINMLNVFVLSNVHTYDVIRLLSQLKLTAVPVLDQQKNYLGLISINNMVNAVAEQYAVNEPGGIIVLEISNRDNSLAHIAQIVEADNAQVLSSYVNSFENSTRLEVTLKVNKTEITSLVASFERYDYLVKEVYNNTQIDDGSQERYDSFMNYLNV, from the coding sequence ATGTTTGCAGCAGAAATCATATCAGATGCAATTCCATCACTAAGGGCCGGTGACACGGTGCAGAAAGCTTTAGATCGTATGAACGATTTTAAACTAAAGCATTTGCCGGTTGTTAACGAGGTAACTTTATTGGGCTTGGTTTCTGAAGATGATTTACTAAATATTGATAATCATGATACACTTTTAAGCAATAGTGCGATAAACATGCTTAATGTTTTTGTGTTGAGCAACGTACATACTTATGATGTAATCAGGTTATTGAGTCAGTTAAAATTGACAGCTGTTCCGGTTTTGGATCAACAGAAAAATTACCTGGGTTTAATTTCGATTAATAACATGGTAAATGCCGTGGCCGAACAGTATGCAGTAAACGAACCTGGAGGAATTATCGTTTTGGAGATCAGTAACCGGGATAATTCTTTAGCACATATCGCACAGATTGTTGAAGCCGATAATGCACAGGTGCTCTCTTCTTACGTAAATTCTTTCGAAAATTCTACACGTTTAGAAGTAACGCTCAAAGTAAACAAAACAGAAATTACTTCATTGGTAGCTTCTTTCGAAAGATATGATTATCTGGTTAAAGAGGTATACAATAACACGCAGATTGATGATGGGTCGCAGGAGCGTTACGATTCTTTCATGAACTATTTAAATGTATAA